In Dyadobacter sp. NIV53, a single window of DNA contains:
- a CDS encoding helix-turn-helix domain-containing protein yields MRSVAMSSKCRINAASCSNHKNLIWFNLQERTTAMQTGQKIKEIRTSLGMTQQELASKARVDLRTIQRIENGEVIPRSYTLKTIAKAMNTEESELFDLNLPENKQEDPKRNKSILVWLHLSAILFLPAFLIWFFEKEHDLDIKRHGADVINFQLSMLAILLPCLFFAGLPQLIALFTVTVILINTVRVIRGKSYHYPLSVRVLGYK; encoded by the coding sequence GTGCGTTCTGTAGCAATGTCATCTAAATGCCGTATAAATGCCGCATCATGTTCAAACCATAAAAACTTGATTTGGTTTAACTTGCAGGAAAGAACAACAGCTATGCAAACAGGACAGAAAATTAAAGAAATCAGAACCAGCCTTGGTATGACCCAACAAGAATTAGCTTCGAAAGCAAGGGTCGATCTGAGAACAATTCAACGAATTGAAAATGGTGAAGTAATACCCCGAAGTTATACACTTAAAACCATTGCAAAAGCTATGAATACAGAAGAATCAGAGTTGTTTGATCTGAACCTTCCGGAAAATAAGCAGGAAGATCCCAAAAGGAACAAATCCATTTTAGTATGGCTACATTTAAGCGCAATATTATTTCTGCCGGCTTTTCTTATCTGGTTTTTCGAAAAAGAGCATGATTTAGATATTAAGCGCCATGGCGCAGATGTTATTAATTTTCAGTTAAGTATGCTCGCCATTTTACTTCCCTGCCTGTTTTTCGCAGGACTTCCCCAATTGATTGCTTTATTCACAGTAACAGTTATCTTGATAAATACTGTTAGGGTCATAAGAGGTAAATCATACCATTATCCATTGTCAGTTAGAGTATTGGGTTATAAATAA
- a CDS encoding FG-GAP repeat protein produces the protein MKTNLFLLRTAFLVVFGLFHVPITFAQDWQQTAKGVAGDRLKVTSGTTGKMFGRHVVIEGNYAYVASSGSKDILQVFTRKDGIWQPYSQVTAIGAGEPGSLMAAGGGAVIVANGNTVWASGGSNPIFRFDPSVQITSVAIDSTYAVIGVKDDNLDGSGQNPVANAGAAYLLRRNASGWLIHKKLTAPVRTAINFGTTVAISDFQLIVGTNESAMIFRRDRGGAGNFGFVQSLPVVSSAVVKEHPVAMFGDYAVIGAPYDNLGDVNKPNAGSASVYKKTQDGTDKWNFVQKIQQPNPVAGAFFRISLPCTAISLLVFRLLMATMPGFISLKNQHPRLINGVQLPSCVPGLEVITVLPLPWILPVMRSL, from the coding sequence ATGAAGACAAATTTATTTTTACTGAGAACAGCCTTTCTGGTTGTTTTTGGCCTCTTTCATGTACCCATCACTTTTGCCCAGGACTGGCAGCAAACTGCTAAGGGTGTTGCCGGTGACAGGCTAAAAGTCACTTCGGGTACAACTGGTAAAATGTTTGGCCGGCATGTTGTCATAGAGGGGAATTATGCCTATGTGGCCTCTTCGGGTAGCAAAGATATCCTGCAGGTTTTTACAAGGAAAGATGGAATTTGGCAGCCTTATTCACAGGTAACCGCTATCGGGGCAGGAGAACCAGGCTCATTAATGGCGGCAGGTGGAGGAGCCGTTATTGTTGCCAATGGTAATACCGTGTGGGCATCCGGTGGGTCAAACCCCATATTTAGGTTTGACCCATCAGTACAAATTACCTCCGTTGCAATCGACAGTACATATGCTGTTATTGGTGTAAAAGATGATAATCTGGATGGATCGGGGCAAAATCCTGTGGCAAATGCCGGAGCTGCTTATCTCTTGCGCCGAAATGCAAGTGGCTGGCTGATACACAAAAAACTGACGGCACCGGTTCGTACAGCTATCAATTTTGGGACTACGGTAGCCATATCGGACTTTCAGTTAATTGTCGGTACCAATGAATCTGCCATGATTTTCAGAAGGGACAGAGGAGGGGCCGGAAATTTTGGGTTTGTACAAAGCCTTCCTGTGGTAAGTTCTGCAGTTGTTAAGGAACACCCGGTAGCCATGTTCGGTGATTATGCGGTGATCGGTGCGCCTTATGATAATCTGGGAGATGTTAACAAGCCCAATGCAGGCTCGGCATCAGTTTATAAAAAGACCCAGGACGGAACGGACAAATGGAATTTTGTTCAGAAAATCCAGCAGCCAAATCCGGTGGCTGGTGCTTTTTTTCGGATCAGCTTACCATGTACGGCGATTTCATTGTTGGTGTTTCGCCTTTTGATGGCAACGATGCCCGGGTTCATATCTTTAAAAAATCAGCACCCGCGGCTGATCAATGGAGTTCAGTTGCCGAGCTGCGTTCCCGGTCTGGAAGTAATAACGGTTTTGCCTCTTCCGTGGATATTACCGGTGATGCGATCATTGTAG
- a CDS encoding IS1182 family transposase: MPELISANRHQLVLGCMEELIEKDNPVRFIDAFVDKLELVELKFQIAESKAEGRPSFNPKILLKLYFYGYLNGIRSSRRLEKEAIRNVELHWLLGRLQPNYHTIADFRKDNPVALKNTFRLFVAFLKDLDLIGGSVVAIDGTKFRASNSKKHTYNQKKIERHLAYIEEKTRQYLKELDQNDAAEQSPEKVSDIGEKMERLKTARIKYETLEKQLTETIEPQISTTDADARALLIHGQVVEVSYNQQAAVDAKHKLVVATHTINRNDRNALTDIAQQALDATGSDAMTILVDKGYHNGKQLQNCQKVGIETIVSVPELVNTNRTGTQPDYLVDKFHYDPVQDTYTCPQGELLKTKGTWHQKKRELNVGYQFKKYRSPACRSCPVRDQCTGRQDGSREIERSEYAEAVEANAQNYRAGKALYRKRQEINEHIFGTIKRQWGYNHTNLRGLEKVNGEMALVMTVYNLKRLLNILKFEEIMQKLNHWKPVYPKGAMFYQNRHIINLLEHFKFYSLAFAA, translated from the coding sequence ATGCCAGAATTAATTTCCGCTAACCGGCACCAGCTAGTATTGGGCTGTATGGAGGAGCTTATTGAAAAAGACAATCCGGTGCGTTTTATAGACGCCTTCGTAGACAAGCTGGAACTGGTTGAGCTCAAATTCCAAATTGCTGAAAGCAAAGCCGAAGGACGGCCTTCATTCAATCCAAAGATATTGTTGAAGTTATACTTTTACGGTTATCTGAATGGTATCCGTAGTAGCCGCAGGCTTGAAAAAGAAGCTATCCGTAACGTAGAGCTGCACTGGCTGCTTGGCAGGCTGCAACCCAACTACCATACCATAGCGGACTTTCGGAAAGATAATCCTGTTGCTTTGAAGAACACCTTTCGGCTGTTTGTGGCTTTTTTGAAAGACCTGGATTTGATAGGAGGGAGTGTTGTAGCCATTGATGGGACGAAGTTCAGAGCCAGTAACAGCAAAAAGCATACCTACAATCAAAAGAAAATAGAACGCCACCTGGCCTATATCGAAGAGAAAACCAGACAATATTTGAAAGAGCTGGATCAGAATGATGCAGCAGAACAATCACCGGAAAAGGTTAGCGATATCGGGGAAAAGATGGAGCGTTTAAAGACAGCCAGAATTAAGTATGAGACCTTGGAGAAGCAGCTTACTGAAACGATCGAGCCTCAGATCAGTACCACCGACGCAGATGCGCGGGCGCTTCTGATCCATGGGCAGGTAGTAGAAGTAAGCTATAACCAACAAGCGGCAGTTGACGCTAAGCACAAACTGGTAGTGGCTACGCACACGATCAACCGCAACGACCGCAACGCATTGACCGACATAGCGCAGCAGGCCCTGGATGCCACCGGTTCGGATGCTATGACGATCCTGGTCGACAAGGGTTATCACAACGGCAAGCAGCTGCAAAATTGCCAGAAAGTGGGCATAGAGACCATCGTTTCCGTACCAGAACTAGTGAATACCAATCGTACGGGTACCCAGCCGGACTACCTGGTAGACAAGTTCCATTACGATCCGGTACAGGACACCTACACCTGCCCACAGGGTGAGTTATTGAAGACCAAGGGCACCTGGCATCAAAAGAAACGGGAGTTGAATGTGGGCTATCAATTCAAGAAATACCGGAGCCCGGCGTGCCGAAGTTGCCCGGTGCGCGACCAGTGCACGGGTCGTCAGGATGGCAGTCGCGAGATCGAACGCTCCGAATATGCCGAAGCGGTAGAAGCCAACGCCCAGAATTACCGGGCAGGAAAAGCACTTTACCGAAAACGGCAAGAGATAAACGAGCATATATTCGGGACCATTAAACGACAATGGGGCTATAACCATACCAACCTTCGGGGTTTAGAGAAAGTCAATGGAGAAATGGCCCTGGTGATGACGGTTTACAACCTGAAAAGGTTATTGAATATCCTGAAATTTGAAGAAATCATGCAAAAGCTCAATCATTGGAAACCGGTCTATCCCAAGGGGGCCATGTTTTATCAAAATCGCCACATAATAAACCTTTTAGAGCACTTCAAATTTTATAGCCTGGCATTTGCTGCTTAA
- a CDS encoding PolC-type DNA polymerase III, whose amino-acid sequence MYAIVDIETTGGGKDARITEIAVFRHDGRQVVDFFHSLVNPEMYIPSFITRLTGIDNAMVQDSPTFYDIQDSVRALTKDAWFVAHNAKFDYGFIKRAFGEMEEHFQRDTLCTVQLSRKIFPGFKSYSLGNLCDNLQISVENRHRAHGDAAATVKLFELLLQNDMQKLIPVDTVLSV is encoded by the coding sequence ATGTACGCCATAGTTGACATTGAAACGACCGGAGGAGGAAAGGATGCGCGTATTACAGAAATAGCGGTTTTTCGGCACGATGGCCGCCAGGTTGTGGATTTCTTTCACTCACTTGTAAATCCAGAAATGTATATTCCTTCATTTATTACCCGTCTGACAGGTATTGACAATGCAATGGTTCAGGATTCGCCTACATTTTATGATATTCAGGATTCAGTGCGTGCGCTGACCAAAGATGCGTGGTTTGTTGCACATAATGCGAAGTTCGATTACGGCTTTATCAAGAGGGCATTTGGCGAGATGGAAGAACATTTTCAGCGTGATACACTTTGCACCGTGCAGCTTAGCCGGAAAATATTTCCCGGATTTAAATCATATAGCCTCGGAAATTTATGTGATAATTTGCAGATTTCGGTTGAAAACAGACACCGTGCACATGGCGATGCAGCTGCTACGGTTAAGTTGTTTGAACTTCTTCTTCAAAATGATATGCAGAAATTAATACCCGTTGATACTGTCCTTTCAGTATAA
- a CDS encoding TIR domain-containing protein, which translates to MDKPSVFIGSSTEGLKIAKTIQLLLDRVCEVTIWSQGVFGLSKGYLEELVSSLEKFDFAILVLTPDDMTISRETESDSPRDNVIFELGLFVGGIGRNRTYVVYDRTKKIKIPSDLAGISMATFELHSNGNLESSLGACCTRIENEIEKNGLRENKRFNQLADATKNVDKTNQKFQTLINLMARSRKVELDVIASQFGAFINTDRLKEIKKDLDDLSKAVNE; encoded by the coding sequence ATGGACAAACCTTCCGTATTTATCGGTTCTTCGACCGAAGGACTAAAAATTGCAAAAACTATACAGCTTCTTTTGGACAGAGTCTGTGAAGTGACTATATGGAGTCAAGGAGTTTTTGGGCTTAGCAAAGGTTATTTAGAAGAGTTAGTATCCTCATTAGAGAAATTTGATTTTGCAATTTTAGTTTTGACACCCGACGATATGACCATTTCTAGAGAAACAGAGTCAGATTCACCGAGAGACAATGTGATATTCGAATTAGGTTTGTTTGTTGGCGGTATTGGACGCAATAGAACTTACGTTGTGTATGACAGAACAAAAAAAATAAAAATTCCCTCAGACTTAGCAGGAATCTCAATGGCGACTTTTGAGTTACACTCTAATGGGAATTTAGAATCATCGCTGGGTGCATGTTGTACCCGGATTGAAAATGAAATAGAAAAAAATGGTCTTCGGGAAAATAAGAGATTTAATCAACTAGCTGACGCTACAAAAAATGTTGACAAAACTAACCAAAAATTTCAGACACTAATTAATCTTATGGCTCGTTCCAGAAAAGTTGAATTGGATGTTATTGCCAGTCAATTTGGAGCATTTATTAATACAGACCGTCTTAAGGAAATAAAAAAAGACTTAGACGATTTGAGTAAAGCTGTAAATGAATAA
- a CDS encoding Lrp/AsnC ligand binding domain-containing protein has protein sequence MQKYSDIDGTDLRILALLIENAALPYTEIGKRVFVSGGTVHVRMKKLEQLGIVKGSQLVIDPTKLGWDISAFLGIYLEKSSLYEQVATELEGIPEVVNIHYTTGIYSIFIKIVCRDTGHLREILHDKIQKVSGIQRTETFISLEERINRSIPLTDE, from the coding sequence ATGCAAAAATATTCAGACATTGACGGTACTGATCTTCGTATCCTGGCTTTATTGATAGAAAACGCGGCACTTCCATATACAGAGATAGGCAAGCGCGTTTTTGTATCGGGAGGGACAGTACACGTGCGGATGAAAAAACTGGAACAGCTGGGGATCGTAAAAGGGTCCCAGCTTGTTATTGATCCTACAAAACTTGGCTGGGATATCAGCGCTTTCTTAGGTATTTATCTGGAAAAAAGTTCTCTTTACGAACAGGTTGCCACAGAGCTGGAAGGTATCCCGGAGGTGGTCAATATCCATTATACTACCGGTATATACAGCATTTTTATAAAAATCGTTTGCAGGGATACCGGCCATCTCAGGGAGATACTACATGATAAAATTCAGAAAGTTAGCGGAATACAAAGGACTGAAACATTTATCTCTTTAGAAGAAAGAATAAACAGATCTATTCCGTTGACGGATGAATAA
- a CDS encoding energy transducer TonB, with protein sequence MKRLQKNRLEELSKYLQATKLDSELLPEILDHLACEAEERLWDGNSFEQAFNGIIETADSQTLLNLSIDHQNLLAMEKSLNDIVFEGRNKLYGAYQLRKSYGQTMQRSVLLGVTLFLLMVMLPELYAKLVPEPKKEDIAYVLEFKDVNIVADEKPLPPPVKEIPKPLEKMVKSTAFQVLPDEKVDVEYTPPTTDELENAKPGQQTVDGVDGLDIIVPPAAENGSGKADPIELAPEKAKEFIHVEQNPEFAGGNAAMAEFLRKNLKYPAAASQAGIQGRVFVQFTVGSDGKVENVQAIKGIGFGCDEEAVRVIGLMKDWKPGKQGGIPVRVRFTMPIVFQMN encoded by the coding sequence ATGAAACGCCTTCAAAAAAATAGATTAGAAGAATTAAGTAAGTATTTGCAAGCAACAAAACTCGATTCCGAATTATTACCGGAAATCCTGGATCATCTCGCTTGTGAAGCAGAAGAGCGGCTTTGGGATGGGAATTCGTTTGAGCAGGCTTTCAATGGGATCATTGAAACCGCTGATTCGCAAACTCTCCTTAATTTAAGTATTGATCACCAAAATCTGTTAGCCATGGAAAAATCACTGAATGACATTGTTTTCGAAGGGAGAAACAAGCTTTACGGCGCTTACCAGTTAAGGAAAAGTTATGGGCAAACTATGCAAAGGTCAGTTTTGCTTGGAGTAACTTTATTTTTATTAATGGTCATGTTACCGGAACTCTACGCCAAGCTGGTGCCAGAACCGAAGAAAGAGGACATAGCCTATGTGCTTGAATTTAAGGATGTTAATATTGTAGCCGACGAAAAGCCATTGCCGCCACCTGTAAAGGAAATACCAAAACCTTTGGAAAAAATGGTGAAGAGTACAGCATTTCAGGTTTTGCCCGATGAAAAGGTCGATGTTGAATATACACCACCCACTACAGATGAATTGGAAAATGCCAAACCTGGCCAGCAAACAGTGGATGGTGTTGATGGGTTGGATATCATTGTACCTCCTGCGGCAGAAAATGGATCAGGAAAAGCAGACCCAATTGAGCTGGCTCCTGAAAAAGCTAAGGAATTCATTCATGTTGAGCAGAACCCGGAATTTGCTGGCGGTAATGCAGCAATGGCAGAATTTTTACGGAAAAATTTAAAATATCCCGCTGCTGCATCACAAGCGGGTATTCAGGGTAGGGTATTTGTTCAGTTTACTGTTGGTTCTGATGGTAAAGTTGAAAATGTACAGGCCATAAAAGGAATAGGTTTTGGTTGTGATGAAGAGGCAGTACGCGTTATCGGTCTTATGAAAGACTGGAAACCGGGGAAGCAAGGCGGTATACCGGTTAGGGTTCGGTTTACAATGCCTATCGTGTTTCAAATGAATTAG
- a CDS encoding PadR family transcriptional regulator — MENNATSNEYVRGTLKTIVLNLLAEHDRMYGYEITQEVKDRTGGAIALTFGALYPVLHKLEQEGLLITESVEVDGRLRKYYSLTTPGNEAARDKTNDLERFIDAIKILLAPKILTTE, encoded by the coding sequence ATGGAGAACAACGCAACAAGTAACGAATATGTACGTGGAACTTTGAAGACCATCGTATTAAATTTATTGGCAGAACATGACCGCATGTATGGCTATGAAATAACCCAGGAAGTGAAAGACCGGACGGGTGGAGCGATTGCACTGACTTTCGGAGCGCTTTATCCGGTACTTCATAAGCTGGAACAGGAAGGTTTGCTGATCACGGAATCGGTTGAAGTGGATGGCAGGCTGAGGAAATATTATTCGCTGACTACACCCGGTAATGAAGCTGCACGTGATAAAACAAACGATTTGGAACGATTTATAGATGCTATAAAAATATTGCTGGCACCTAAAATTTTAACCACAGAATAA
- a CDS encoding PQQ-binding-like beta-propeller repeat protein produces the protein MKKGLILLLWLHPLVSTFSQSKIQPTFSNIEIGTDFRTNTRLTGREISFGMPVYRIHRLPDESFAVMLRKKNPNKEMWTFKGEVMAFDPASGQTKWQKKFKYAQSQLLLDGNIMLQQRGNKMERLNPQTGMPLWISKGTAFKIFPELNRALCYNLQGGGYKVMQGMDLESGKPVWSRNVPGIYGWENLQMLNDETALIKSSGLHLVNITDGDGWDIDRVSHAEKVDMKQVGLALLTGVAMGAAGGGAYYGYGANGYTNMFLEISSNPVFDKDSVFFAAKNKISCHSVDGKTLWSTELNDKLTSKSHLFKEGNVLYIVNHGYAMKFGLPARFGTPFIAAFDAATGQQLFMKVWGERKNYFTDYMVQGNELYLLFRDKLEIHEFSPVGLTKINTVDMQDGDRMHSFISDDLFSKKDSVCSQLSLDRTHYYILSEAGDILQFNNDFTHQEKLEKNSIYRKYLENIGFLFLGNGKETFIVSKADNLPVAHCKIPATAIRFGTKFYFRKPNLNMVEFDLRPFMTTAGDSVGNIPQNH, from the coding sequence ATGAAAAAAGGTTTAATACTTCTTTTGTGGCTTCACCCTTTAGTCAGCACGTTTTCACAATCCAAAATCCAGCCCACATTCAGCAATATTGAAATAGGTACCGATTTCAGAACAAATACGCGGCTAACCGGCCGGGAAATAAGTTTCGGAATGCCCGTATACCGCATTCACCGGCTGCCGGACGAATCGTTTGCAGTCATGCTCCGCAAGAAAAACCCGAATAAAGAAATGTGGACCTTTAAAGGTGAAGTGATGGCTTTCGATCCTGCCAGCGGACAGACTAAATGGCAAAAGAAATTTAAATATGCGCAAAGCCAGTTATTACTCGACGGCAACATAATGCTCCAGCAACGAGGCAACAAGATGGAAAGGCTTAATCCCCAGACTGGTATGCCGCTCTGGATATCAAAGGGTACTGCTTTCAAAATTTTCCCCGAACTTAACCGGGCTCTGTGCTATAATTTGCAGGGAGGCGGTTACAAAGTCATGCAGGGTATGGATCTTGAAAGCGGCAAACCGGTCTGGAGCCGGAATGTACCGGGTATTTATGGTTGGGAGAACCTGCAGATGCTGAATGATGAAACGGCGCTGATCAAGTCATCGGGCTTACATCTGGTAAATATCACTGATGGTGATGGCTGGGATATCGACCGGGTATCGCATGCTGAAAAAGTAGACATGAAGCAGGTCGGCTTGGCATTGTTGACTGGGGTTGCCATGGGTGCTGCCGGCGGCGGCGCATATTATGGTTATGGCGCAAATGGATATACAAATATGTTCCTTGAAATTTCCTCTAATCCGGTCTTTGATAAAGATTCGGTGTTCTTTGCTGCCAAAAACAAGATCAGCTGCCATTCGGTTGATGGAAAAACGCTTTGGTCCACCGAATTAAACGACAAGCTAACCAGCAAATCACATTTATTTAAGGAAGGCAACGTACTTTATATAGTCAATCACGGTTATGCGATGAAGTTTGGCCTTCCGGCCCGGTTCGGAACGCCATTTATTGCGGCATTCGATGCGGCTACTGGTCAGCAACTTTTTATGAAGGTTTGGGGTGAACGCAAAAATTATTTTACTGATTACATGGTTCAGGGCAACGAACTGTACCTGTTGTTTCGCGACAAACTTGAAATTCATGAATTTTCACCAGTGGGGCTTACAAAAATAAATACGGTTGATATGCAGGACGGCGACCGGATGCATTCATTTATTTCCGACGACCTGTTTTCTAAAAAAGATTCGGTCTGTTCCCAATTAAGCCTTGACCGTACGCATTACTATATACTTTCGGAAGCCGGTGACATTTTACAGTTCAACAATGATTTCACACACCAGGAGAAGTTGGAAAAAAATTCGATTTACAGGAAATACCTTGAAAATATCGGTTTCCTTTTTCTTGGCAATGGTAAGGAAACATTTATTGTAAGTAAAGCCGACAATCTGCCGGTAGCCCATTGTAAAATTCCAGCTACGGCTATACGTTTCGGGACGAAATTTTATTTTCGAAAGCCCAACCTGAATATGGTAGAGTTTGATTTACGCCCGTTCATGACTACAGCAGGCGATTCCGTTGGTAATATTCCCCAGAATCATTGA
- a CDS encoding malectin domain-containing carbohydrate-binding protein — protein MDITGDAIIVGAKDEAFAGYAADGSGAALIYRKNLGGTDVWGKEQTLYSIQTNMDDEFGKAVAISGNYAIVGAIKNDYDANGQDYDTDAGAAYILHNDGSGWKTIKKLVASARENRQAIEDKFGTTVAIFDTLAVVGVPFEGRTVNFGAVYIYSKNQGGTNNWGLLTRLVLPGVSDNTKVEAQFGYSVFINGQYLAIGALSDKAEVGQPDQYPMSGSVYLYERNTANTASWNLVKKIIPPTPAIADHFGASVTMSGDYLLIGSPDDDYDISEKNYLANSGSTFLYSKNTGGLNNWGKIKKITSDIRAANARFGLIVSMSEDYALITSLEYNNITRTGNGSATIYKKDIGGTGNWGLVKKLLTPSSNTQDSFGLSGSINGDYAVVGTLSPAGAAYVYGKNEGGSDIWGQQQLLAPAVAGYDEQFGSVVAIDGRNIIVGAPFDDEDENEANSVVDAGSVFIFHNDTVEPAASMRINSGGSAFAASGNRPFSADQYFSGTSKISSITSGDILNTTDDELYRNGRVGASFSYGIPVTNGTVSVVLHFAELFWGVPGKGGSTGTSKRRFNVNIEGSRKLTNYDIFAAAGGAMRATQQAFTVTVTDGVLNIDFLAGAADNPLISAIEILPVQQARLSPVADATVRNIPYNATNFGSTATLEIKSGSLPSYQRNVYLKFPLDNAGQISSARLRFYGSNSQDNTSINVSAFGIANNSWTESGITWDNAPAVSGSVLGSVLVGNTAQYYEIDVTTFINAQAAGDKTASIFLTNPANQNTQLTFNGRENAASQPQLVIEYGPVPAPVSRISQENLAVAKENIVVSKIYPNPASKLFTVEVSDRHSGKVSLQLTSLSGTAYPIRQREAPELGMKAEIDISSLRLAEGIYVLKIQSDVFTETVKLLVTR, from the coding sequence GTGGATATTACCGGTGATGCGATCATTGTAGGTGCAAAAGATGAGGCTTTTGCTGGTTACGCAGCAGATGGTTCAGGGGCAGCACTCATATATAGAAAAAATTTGGGTGGAACAGATGTATGGGGCAAAGAGCAAACCTTATATTCCATTCAGACAAACATGGACGATGAGTTTGGCAAAGCAGTTGCCATCAGCGGCAACTATGCAATTGTCGGTGCTATAAAAAATGATTATGATGCCAATGGCCAGGATTATGATACAGACGCCGGGGCTGCCTATATTCTTCATAACGACGGAAGCGGCTGGAAGACCATCAAAAAACTGGTAGCATCAGCCAGGGAAAACCGGCAGGCCATTGAAGATAAATTCGGTACTACTGTTGCCATTTTTGATACGCTGGCGGTGGTGGGTGTTCCGTTCGAGGGAAGAACTGTAAATTTTGGCGCAGTATATATTTACTCGAAAAATCAGGGTGGAACTAACAATTGGGGCCTGCTGACCAGACTTGTCCTGCCAGGTGTTTCTGACAATACGAAAGTAGAAGCACAGTTTGGTTACTCGGTATTTATCAACGGCCAGTATCTTGCAATAGGAGCGTTAAGCGATAAAGCTGAAGTAGGGCAGCCGGATCAATATCCCATGTCAGGTTCTGTTTATCTTTATGAAAGGAATACGGCTAACACTGCCAGCTGGAACCTTGTTAAAAAAATTATTCCTCCTACTCCTGCCATCGCTGATCACTTTGGTGCCAGTGTAACCATGAGCGGTGATTACCTGCTGATCGGATCACCGGATGATGATTATGATATTTCGGAGAAAAATTATCTGGCTAACTCAGGCAGTACTTTTTTATACAGTAAAAATACAGGCGGGCTAAATAACTGGGGGAAAATTAAAAAGATCACCAGCGATATCCGGGCTGCCAACGCACGTTTTGGATTGATTGTATCCATGAGCGAGGATTATGCACTTATTACCTCCCTCGAATACAATAATATTACCCGGACAGGAAATGGTTCGGCTACCATCTATAAGAAGGATATAGGCGGAACCGGTAACTGGGGTTTGGTGAAAAAACTCCTTACACCATCATCCAATACGCAGGATTCGTTCGGACTTTCAGGATCTATCAACGGTGACTATGCCGTGGTAGGTACATTGTCTCCTGCTGGAGCCGCCTATGTTTATGGCAAAAATGAAGGTGGTTCTGATATCTGGGGCCAGCAGCAGCTTCTTGCCCCGGCCGTAGCTGGATATGACGAACAGTTCGGATCTGTTGTTGCGATCGATGGCCGCAACATTATTGTTGGCGCCCCGTTTGATGATGAAGATGAAAATGAGGCAAACAGTGTGGTAGACGCTGGTTCAGTATTCATATTTCACAATGACACAGTAGAACCGGCAGCATCTATGCGTATCAATTCCGGTGGAAGTGCTTTTGCTGCTTCCGGTAACCGTCCGTTTAGCGCTGACCAGTATTTCAGCGGCACTTCTAAAATATCTTCTATTACATCAGGCGACATCCTGAACACCACGGATGACGAGCTCTATCGCAACGGCCGTGTCGGTGCTTCTTTTAGTTACGGCATTCCTGTAACAAACGGAACTGTAAGCGTGGTCCTGCATTTTGCTGAGCTTTTCTGGGGTGTACCCGGTAAGGGCGGCTCTACAGGAACCAGCAAACGCCGCTTCAACGTCAATATCGAAGGCAGCAGAAAGCTGACCAACTATGATATTTTTGCAGCAGCGGGCGGTGCCATGCGTGCCACACAGCAGGCATTTACGGTGACGGTAACAGACGGAGTTCTGAACATTGATTTTCTGGCTGGTGCGGCAGACAATCCCCTTATTTCCGCCATTGAGATCTTGCCTGTACAACAGGCAAGATTAAGTCCGGTTGCGGATGCAACTGTCCGTAATATACCTTATAACGCCACCAATTTTGGTTCAACTGCCACGTTGGAAATCAAATCAGGAAGCCTGCCAAGTTATCAGCGCAATGTATATCTTAAATTTCCCCTGGACAATGCAGGTCAGATCAGTTCAGCCAGACTGCGTTTTTATGGTTCAAATTCCCAGGATAATACAAGTATCAATGTATCAGCTTTTGGTATTGCCAATAACAGCTGGACCGAGAGCGGCATTACCTGGGACAATGCTCCGGCTGTTTCCGGCAGTGTATTAGGTTCGGTCCTGGTGGGTAATACTGCACAATATTATGAGATTGATGTAACAACATTTATCAATGCACAGGCCGCTGGGGATAAAACAGCCAGTATTTTCCTGACAAATCCGGCAAACCAGAACACCCAGCTGACTTTCAACGGCAGGGAAAATGCAGCCAGCCAGCCGCAGCTGGTTATTGAATATGGACCGGTTCCTGCACCTGTTTCCAGGATCAGCCAGGAGAATTTGGCAGTAGCAAAAGAAAACATCGTAGTTTCCAAAATCTATCCCAACCCTGCCAGCAAACTGTTTACGGTAGAAGTATCGGATCGTCATTCAGGAAAAGTCAGTCTGCAGTTAACCAGTTTGTCAGGCACGGCATATCCGATCAGACAGCGTGAAGCGCCGGAATTAGGTATGAAAGCGGAGATCGATATTTCTTCCCTGCGTTTGGCCGAAGGGATTTATGTACTAAAAATCCAGTCAGACGTTTTTACAGAAACGGTGAAGCTGCTGGTAACCAGGTAA